The Candidatus Zymogenus saltonus genome contains the following window.
GTCGAAAAACACTACCCAAAGCGAGCCAAGGCGGGGTAGGGAGATCGGGGCCGGCGCTTTAAAGCGGCTCCATGTCACCATTCTCGTTTTCGGGATTATATTGAGATTCGATATCAAACGGTGAAGTAATCAGTCACTACATAAAATATTAGAAACAAAGAGGGGAGGGGGATTTAACATCCCCGCTCCCCTTTTCAGCAAGCCCGAAAATTTATGCGGCGAATCGGCAGAGAGTTCCCGCTGACTGAAACATCAGGCCATTCTAAGCCTTTGCGCCTTCGTCCTCTTTGCCCTCGACGGGTGTACAGCAGCAGCCGCACTCCTTCATCATCTCTCCCATCTTCTCCATGCAGTTCGATTTCTTCATCATCTCCTTCATCTTCTCCACAAATGCTGGATCCTTCATCATCTCGATCATCCTCTCCTTGCAGGCATCTACTTTTTCATCGGCCATCTCGCTCACCTCCTTTCAAATTTGATGTTTCATCCATAAATATCAATTCGTTAAGCCTTTAAGTAACTCCTAAAATAGTTTGACAAAAAAATTACACCTCTCCCTTGGTCCCCTCCGTATCGGCAATCTCTGACCTGACCTCCTCAAGCTCCCTTAAAAGCTCTCCCTCGTATCTCCTCAGGCGATCGATTCTATCTGCGCCGGTCTCCTTTGCCATTCCCATACAGTTCATCTTGCAGCTGCATACCTTTGAGATCATCTCCCTGCAGTTATCCAATGCATCGATGTTTACCTCGTAGGGGACACAGCATCCCTGGCGCTGATTCTTGACGAGCCCCGTAAATTTCAAGACCTTGAGGTGCTGGGAAACCGCGGATGGAGTAATTCCCAAGGTTTCAGAGAGCTCGTTTACCCCCATAGGCCCCTTCTCCTTTAACAGCTCTATAATCTTTATCCGGGATTCAACGCCGAAGGCCTTGAACGTCTCGGCCATAAAGGTTCGCATAGAAGCACCTCCCGACTGAAATTTTTGTTACCAATACTCCATTCAGAGTCGAAGCGTGTATCTACTTTTCGCGACTCCGACCAATTAAGTATATGCTTAAATCCTATATTACTTTTCACCCCATGTCAAGCTATTTCTGTTTTTCTTTTTAAAAAATCTACTTGACTTCATCTAATCTTACTATCTTTGCGGTGAGTCTGTTAAAATGCCGTGACGTTGACTATTATCCAAAATGTGATATTATTGTATGCGTAAATCGAAGGGGTGAAAATGACGGTTCTTGGCGACATCAAAATCGACATCGATGTTAACGATGTTTTGAAGATCATGGGGTACCGGGGCGAAAGGAAGGCCCCGAAGCGGATCGCCGCCGCCGCCGAGGAGGCGAAGGATAGATGCCTCGACCTCGTAGAGCCGAGGTCCGTCTACGAGGTCTACGATATATCGGGCATGGGGGAGGGGACCGTGAGCCTCAACGGGTCGCGGTTTCGCGGGAAGGTCCTCCAAAGGGTCCTCGCCGGCTCCAGGAGGGCGGTGGTCTTCGTCGCCACGCTGGGGGGGACAATTGACGGCGAGGTCAAGAGGCTGATCGAAGGCGGGGACACCTTCTCGGCCGTTATGCTCGACACCTTCGGGTCGGTCGCCCTCGGTGTGGCCTCCGTCTGCATCTACAAGAAGATACTTGAGTTGGAGGGAATCCCCAGTGGCTATGGCCTTACCCCGTCGTTCGGCCCCGGCGAGTGCAGGTGGGACATAAGGGAGCAGAGGGAGCTCTTCAGACTCGTTAACGCCGGCTCGATCGGGGTGACGCTCACCGAGACATGCCTCATGATACCGAAGAAGAGCAGGTCGGGGATCATGGGTCTGGGCCCAATCGATGCGATCTCCCATGCCTCCCCCTGTGACCTGTGCGACGCGAAGGAGTGCCCCGGCCGCGATATGCTCACGATCCTCGGGATCATCGGCTCTAAATCTTGATTTGTCTTTTCGGTTCACGGATTTGTAATAAGTCCGACAGAGCCGGGGAGGGCCATAAAAAAGCCGGATTAGAAACCGGCACGTCTCAAATCCGGCAGATACTATTCAAATTGGAACTCAGAGACCGTGGATGTTCACCGATCTTGATCGTTGACGGCGGCACGTCTTAAAAAACTCCTACTTTTTTGACAGCCCCTTTTTGATCTTGAGATATTCCTTCTCGGTGATCTCCCCCGCGGCGTAGCGCCGGTCGAGAATCTCCATCGGTGTGGCGGAGCCGCCGCCGACTCTCGCCTCGCCCCTACGCGCAAAGAGCCTTGAGATTAAAATCGCCGCAAGGGTCAGTATCCCCGTCCAGAATAGGATTGAGGCTATCATCCAGAAGCCGCCCATCCCCCAGCCCCAGTATCCTCCGCCCATCGCCCCGCACCACCTATCGCCTAAGAGGTCGAACAGGCGAAGCGCCGGGGCCGATAAATCTATAATCATTGTCGTAATGTTCATCTTCTTTCTCCTTTCTATTCTCAAGCCGGCTCATGGAAGGAGCCGACCTAATCATCTTCGTTTTGCGTTAAACCTCCAAAAAAATCGACTTTAATTCAACCGCTCCAACCATTAA
Protein-coding sequences here:
- a CDS encoding winged helix-turn-helix transcriptional regulator; this translates as MRTFMAETFKAFGVESRIKIIELLKEKGPMGVNELSETLGITPSAVSQHLKVLKFTGLVKNQRQGCCVPYEVNIDALDNCREMISKVCSCKMNCMGMAKETGADRIDRLRRYEGELLRELEEVRSEIADTEGTKGEV
- a CDS encoding SHOCT domain-containing protein — protein: MGGGYWGWGMGGFWMIASILFWTGILTLAAILISRLFARRGEARVGGGSATPMEILDRRYAAGEITEKEYLKIKKGLSKK